The genomic DNA TTTTAGTCGCTTCGCGACATATGTAAGGTTTCTGCGTTTGCGCTTTCCCTTCGCCGTCCAGACTTGAGAGGACGGGCTGAATTTCCAGTCCAACCAACCCTTTTCAGCGATATCGAACGTGCGTACGTCGCGATGCGCGAGATAGGTTTCGTAAAGTGCTCGCTGATCGACATAGTAAAGCCGGATATGTTTATCCAAGAAAAGAACGACGTTGCGGAAAAAATGAATAGCTTTTGGGTCTGCATAAACCATCGCTCCCAATATCTTCATTCCAAGCCGTTCAAACTCGGTGCTGCCCTTATCCTCTTCTAATCGCATAAAAAGACCGACTTCACCGTCGTTTACGGAAGGAATAGGCTGGTTTACCAGACTATCAATATCAAGAACGACAATCGGCCTTTGGTATCGGTTTAGTAGTTCGGGCAGTAAGAAAAACCGAAGAGACTGATAGAAAACGATACACTCGGTATCATCCATTGGTTTTTGTGCGCGGACGTCAGCCACAAATTCTATGGTCAGGCGGCGCTTTTCGTCGTCCGAAAACCTTTGAAGAAAAGTCGAAAGCAGCACGCTTGCTAAAGTATGGGCGCGGTATGACAATCCTTCGCCGGGGCGAGGACTTACGGCAATGTGAACATGATGCCCGGATTTCAGTGCGGACTTACAAAATCCTAATGCGTGCTTGCGAAAATAGCCTTCATCGCATGCGGCGAAAATCACCGGCAATGCGATGGCAGTTCTTGCCCCGTCCATAGCCCAATCCCCAAAGTCAATTAAGCCTTTGTTAACGGGACGAATTTGCACACGCAACTAGAATTCAGGATTTACGCAACGGAATTACTGTCCGCTAAGCCTTTGAAAACGCCATCCATACCGGATCGACTTCTTCGTCGGTCAGTCCGAGGATCGGTATAAGCTGAACGATCAAAGGGTGAAGGCGGCGAAACTCGCTGGCGAAATCCCATTCAATCTCGGCTTCCGTGCGATCCTCGTCAGGGAGTGCAGCAATAGCGGCTTTCACGGCGTTCAATTTGCCGAGATAGTTTAAGCCAAGGCGAAGCTGCCGTTGCGAGAGGTTCGGCATTTGGCTGCGTTTCTCTTCCGACGACATTACGTCAACTGGATTGATTATCTCAATTCCAGTCCAGAGCATTCCGTAGACATTGCCACCGGGGCCAAAGGTGAAACCGTAGTTTTGATCGATACCGATTATGTCGTAGCCAGAAATTTGAGACTGTTGAAAGTCATCGGTCATGGAGACAATGCGGCCCTGACCATCCACCGCTATATAAAATGGATGGGGAAACTTTTTGGCGAGGTCAAACCAATCCTTACCGTTCCTATCCCGAAAGATTAGAACGCTTTGTTTTGTAGGCGAACCGAATATCGGCTCGCCGTTTTCATCTTCGCCAATTTTGATGCCGGGGATATCGATAATTTCTGACGTTGCGATGAATTTACCGAAGTTCTTCATTAGAAAGCTCCAAAGGCACGCCACCCCTGATAGGGGATATAGACCTGCAATTGCCGGGCATAGAACGTGTACTGATCGCCGCTATTTCGGCCCGCTGCCGTAAAGACATAACCACTTGGCGCGCTCCAAGTCGTGTCCTTTGCCATCGTGTTTGAAACGTAGCCTGCGAACCGAGTGTCAATTACGCACCCATTCTTTCGGTCATCGGCAAAAGCAGCAGCACGGCTTTCGATTTGGTTGATGATGGCCTGCGCTGTCCATCCGCCAACTGATGCAACGTTGAAGTTTGCAGGGTTGTAGACGAACATATTATAGCCGTCATTACCGCCCCAAATCCAACTTGGCTGACCACCTTGACCGGACCAATTAAGGGTAATTCCCGCGCCGTCCGATCTGCGCGGATAAGCGCGACCGGCCATGTTACCAGCAACGATAGAGTTTACTTCCGCCTTAGTATAAAACGTCGCTTTGACGGCAGTCGTCATTCTATTGACCAAGCCTGACCAAGTAGCGCGTTTAAACACGCCGGTCGCAAGGTCCATCCAAGGAAAACGGCTGTCTGCGTTATCGACCGCATCGTCATAAACCGCACTCAAAAGAGCCGAATACATCGTCTCTTTTGTCGTAAGTGTGGGCAGGTAATCTGCTGGAACCTTGCTATCCGTACCCAAGGGAGCAACGCCACCAGCGCGGCCCTTGTCACCCGTTCCTAGAGCGTCGATGTTGGTGCGGGCCTGAGCCTTTTGCGCCAACGTAAAGGCTTGTGTACCTAGTGCAGACACACGCCCATCAAGCGCCGTATTTAACGTTACGTGGAACTCAGGGTTATTGTTGATCGCTGTTGCGATCTTTTTGAGCGTGTCGAGTTCAGGTGAGACGCCGCCGCGAAGATCATCAAGGACCGATTGAACGGTTTCAATAAATTCAGCGTCGGTTACGCCGTCTTCGATACCGTAACCGGCAAGCGTCTTGGGCTTGCCGGTTAGGTTTGCAAAGGCGTGCGTGTGGGTATTGTAAGCCTGTTCGAACGCGCTGAAAGTACCATCAATCGCCGACAGAGCGTCGGCGATTTTATTAATCTCAGCAATTTGGATGGCCTCGCCATCAGGCAAAGGCCAACCATATTTAGGCGTCGTAGCCATTGATTACACCTTTGAGAGCAACATGCGGAGCGCGGATATCTCAGGGCGCGCCGCAGGCGTTCCCGTGATTGTAATCAGCGCCCGTGCATCAAGGTTTGCCGCCGGGTAGGCGGAACGAATAAAGGTTTGCTCAACCAGTCCATCGCCAAGCTGCGTTGCGCTCGAAACCGGAATTTCCGGGTAATCTCCCGACACGCCGATTTGCACCTTTGCCGACGATCCGGCAGGAAGGAGAGCGTCTAGAGTGACCAGAACCCGGTTTGTATCCAAGGCATCGATTGCTCGCGTCGCGTAGTTCGCCGTTGTCTGCAATTCGCCTTCCACGATTTGGATATCGGGAAAGATAAAAGGTGTTACCCGCTCTGTGCCGCGAAGAACCGCTTCAACCTGAATATTCTCATTCTGAAAATACTCATCGAAGCGGATCGTTTGCGACGGCGAAGAGGTAATTACTTCCCCGTTGGGGCGTGTCAGGCGGATTGAGACGTCAACCGAGGGATCGGGATATTCGACCCCGGCCCGGACGATGACGTCGGACATTTTTGTCGCCTTAAACGTCCCGATAGGGACAACCTTTTCGACTGGATCGAAACGGCAACCAAGCAACTCGAACCACAGGTCGGCTTCGTTGTGCACGGTCCATGTAGAAGCGTTGGACGATGACAACAGAACGCCAATGGTGAAAGGCTGCTCAGTGATGACAGCATTTAAATCGAGGTCGATCTTGCCGATTTCTGCGATAAACAGCGAATGTTCCGCATCGTCGGTAAGAACAACGAACGAGAATTCGCGCCCACCTTGCAAGAACACCGGGTAGCGGAAACGAGCGGTAAACACTTCACCCTCGTTGAGTTCCGTACCTGCTACAAACGCTTCGGCGAGAACGGTCGAGGTTGGAAGGCCAACGTCAACAGTTCGGATTTGGACAAGGATTGAATTCGAACGCGAGCCAACCTTTGCACACATCAAACGAATTCCAGACAAGCACCACGACTGCGCAAGCGTGAAGGTTTGCGCAAGCGGGTCATGACCGCCGCCGCCGTCACTGCCGCCATCGCGCCTATTCGGCGTGACAGGGGTAGCGTTGTTCACCTGATTAACCGTTACGTTGGTGACGTTCGTTACGTTGTTGATAACGGTATTGTTGACGACCGGCTGCGGAAGGCTTTCGGTTGACGTCTCCATTGCGGACGTGAGGCGATATTCTTCAACAGTGATAGTTCCGCGAGCAACATAGCTGCACCCGGCAACCGTGCCGACCGATCCTTCGAAATAGATCGATTTAGCGCCGGTCGGCACATTCGCTGGAATATTGAAGCTTCCAGTTATGACGCCGTTTTCATCAGCCGGGCCGGAAACCGTTGGGGCAACTTCGATACCATCGAACTCCATATATTCGAGTACTTCGGCCTCAATGAAACCTTCCAGTCGGAACTTAACGTCACGCTGTCGAACGAACTGTGCTTCGACAATGTGTTCGCCGATTTTTTCGACCTGCTGTTCAAGCGAAATCCCGGTGATGTATTCACCTTCCGCCGCTTCAAACGCTTGTGTTTCTGGCGAAGTCCAGACGGTTTGCTTGTCGGTCCAAATGTCGGTTGAAGGCTCGACGCTCGCGCGTCCGGGCATTGGCGTAAAGGTTTGGTACGGATTGATCTTCTTCGACCCGCTGCGCCTGTTTTGGCGAATGACCGGCACTTCCACGAAATCAAGGTGCTTGATGCCATTAAAGGTAGGGAACGAATGCAGAGTTGCTTTGATCGGCAAGCGGAGCTTGCCACCAAATACAGCGCCATTCTGTTCGATACCTTGATCGCGCATCGCATCATTGCGAAGCGGATCGACAAAGAGGCCGCGCTTTGCGCCAACGTCGCGAGCAGTCACGTCGTTTTTCAGACGTTCTTGCGCAACCAGATCGTACACGTCGATCAGCATTTTGCGCATGTCTTGGATTTCGTTGTACGGCACGTTGCGGACGCCAGTCGGTTCTACAACAGGCTTGCGACCCCAATCATTTGCGATACGGGCAAGCTCAATCATAGTGGAAGAAATGACCGGAGGTCGGGGCCGCGAAACGGCGGAAACACCAGCCACGTACACAAGTGCGCCGGTCGTATCCATGCACAAAGCATCGATACGCGGAAGCTTGTACGCGTAGTCAATCAGAACATTCGTGTTCTTAGCGGCACCTGTGACGGTAACTTCATCACGCGTAACCGCATCAGGTTCAACGTTCTGATTGTAACGGTATTTGACGGTGTACGTGCTTCCGGGCGACGGTTCCGCGCCGCCGGGCGACCAATCAATTTGTCCCTGCGAAAGAAGCCAGCTAGCCGGTGAAGTATAAACGGTAGAACCTTGTTTCACTTCAAGTACGGCAGTGACGGAAGGGTGTTGAAGCGGATCAACGGCACCCGTATAGGGGCCATGTACTACCGTTTCGATTATTTCCTTTTCAATCGTTACGCGCCGAATGCTGCTGATCGGCGACTTGGCCACTTTAAAAGTTTGAGTTCCACCAGTATCAGCAGTGAATGGATGCGGTTCCGCATCCACATTCCGAAGGTCCGGCTTTTCTTCAACTTCGAACCGCATCGCTTGTTTGCGGACGATACGACGACCGTTTACGTAGGCAGTTCCTTCCGATAGGGAAAATACTTGCTTACCTTCGCCACTTGGACCGAGCGACGTCACAAGAAAGCCGTTGTTCACGAACGATCCGTTGCTTTCGCCTGAATAGGTTTCAATTGCGCGGTAGATTTCCGAGAAATCGATATTCGTAGACGTCGTAAGGATCACGCCGTCACGCACCTGAAAGACCGAAAGAAGTGGTCCCGCTAGACCATCCTGCGAATGGCCCCAATCTACATAGATTTCAACGCGAGCCGGACCCTCTTCCATATAGGCTTCGGTGCCGGGAATTGAGCCCTTTAGGCTCTCATCCTGAATATCCGTGACCAGTATTTCGGTTGAACGGACACCAATCGTCAAATCGCCTTTGTTCGGAAGAACGAAAGTCGCGGCGGCAACATCGTGAACGATACCGCCGATGTAGATTGGACATGCGGGAAGTTGAACACGAATATTATCTTCGTCTTCAACTTCGACAACGGGGTCTTGGCCGTCCATGATACGGCCATCTTGCAAAATGTAGTCCAAGCCACGACGGGTTTGATCCATCGCGCGCGACTGCATTTCGTTAAGGTCGGCAGACTGCAAGTAGACGCCCTGACCATCACGCGCCAAATCCTGAAAGGCAATAGCGTGCTGGCGACGCGAGCGGTCGTAGCGGTCGCTAAAACCGACGCGCTTGATGATGCTGTTCATAGAACGCCTCACGTTGTCAGAATAAAGCTAAAGGTCTGGCCGATAGAGCCGTCGCGGATAATCGGCGCGAAGCGATCTACTTCGATCATGCTACCGAGTTGCGTGATTTGAGATGCGGGAATGTAGGTCTGACCGCCGGGAACGGCGCTATCAAGAACCGTATTAATGTAAATTCCAGCCTCGCGAAGTGTCGTTCCGCTAGCGTCAGCAAGATCAAGCTGAAACCGAACATAAACGAATTGGGTGGCTTCGCTGCTCTGCGAATAACGCGCACCATCCGCCATTAGGATTGCGCCGTCCGGGTCGGGAGCTACAAAATATTTGTCCCGTGTACGTGTTACTCCGACGAATTCGTCAAGGCCAACCAGTACAGACATGGCCGCGTCAAGCGCGGCCTGTTCTTCCGGTGTGGCTGGCGGCGGAACGCTATCCCAAGCGGGGTCGCCCTGACCAATCGCGAGAAAGAAGGTCATATCGAGAAGCGCTTTTGCGAGGGCAACGCGTCCGCCCTGTGTAAACACAGCCATTTAAGAAATTCTCGTCTGAACACGCGGCACAGGAGAGCCGAACGGTTGATGAACAAAGGGCGCGTTTTGGAATTTAACGGTTGCCCGGTTCTGATAATCGACACGTACAGCGGCGGTCGCAGCAAAGCGGGCGGACGGCTGATTGACCGGCACCTTTGCTTCAACTGTGCGAACCATAAGAATATGCTGTGTGTCATGAACGACGACGCCACCCGGAGGCACGTCCAATGTAACTTTGCGGTTTACGCGCAGGGACGCGACGGGTCCGCCCGGTTCAAGCCGTTTTCCCGACCAGTTATTCAGCCCTGCGCTGCCATTGAGACGATGAGTATTGAGCCGAAAGGCGCGAACGTCCCATCCCGCAGTAACGCGAGCGAATTCGGAACGAAGAGGCTTAGAAGCCTTTACCAATTGGGTAATCGGTAGAACTACATTCGCATCACGCACTTCAAATGGTAGATGGACTTGAAACCACCACCATTTTTGCGCCTTAGCAGGAAATTCCTCTATGTCGCCGTCGTGGCTAATCCATTGCAAAGCCTTGTGAATGGCTGCTGGCGTTCCGATTAGTCGTTGCCACTGGATACCTTCGCGAAGTACGTCGCGAAGATTGGGCAGATAGCCCGCAATTTCGGCAAGACCATATTCCGAAACAAGGTAAGGAATAACTTTGTCGTTTGGATCAAACTTGAACCCTCGCAACGAGACGATGCCGGGCGACAATTCAGGGGTGCGGTCTGCCGCTTCTGAAAGCGCAATCTCAAGCGCCGTCGCATTGCTTGGTAGCAACGCTTTACGGTCTGCCATTAGTAGTCACGCCCTTTAAAATTGAGTTTGATATCACCGAGCGCGATAGCGGTTCCCGGCGGCACTATGACGGCTTGAGCAGGCTTTACGACTTGAACCCGTTGCACGCCGGAAAGGTGAAGCCGTGCTTCGATCCAAGACGGGATAAGGTCAAATCCGATCCCCGTTTCGGCGTTCCAAGCCTTCCGAAGTGCCGGTTCGAGAGTGTCCATCACAGTGTTAGGTGCGGATGGCAGGAGCCAGATATTAGCTTCGATATCCGTTCCAGTTGAAACAGCAGCTTCAACGATAACAGTGTCATTGAGCGGGCGAACTTCATCGCTAGTAACAATAGCTCGCACTGCGCCAAGCATCTCTTCGTCAGGGATGCCGCCGTTAAGTTGTGAGAGGATTGCGATATGGATAATCGGCCAAAATTCTTCACGATAAACGGCAACGTCACGAATGCGGACGTCTGCTCGCTTTGCAGCGGCAGCGTACCAGTAAGCGCCGCCCGCTGGCGAGCGAGCTTGAATAGCCAAGACTACCCGGCTTCGAAGGGCCTCATCCGTTTCACCTTCTAGACGAACGACGTCATAGAAGGCGGCAAGCTGATCCAAATCACCGCCCAATGCGAAAGAGACAAGGTTCGCTCTTGCCGCATCGTTTACACGCGCCCGGAGAAGGAACTCGCGATATGCCGACGCTTGAAGCACGATCATCACCGGATCGGTTTCAAGAATTTGCACGTCATAATCGGGAAGAGCCGGATTTTTCTGTCGCGCTACCGCCCAATATTGTTGAAAGTTTTGGATTTGCTGACGAAGGATTTCTTCGTAGTCGAGTTCTTCAATAACGTCGGGCGGCGGAAGCGCCGTTAAGTCCATTGCCATTCTAGCGCCTCATTGGAAACCGCACAGACGCGCAGGCGCGATGCGGCAAAAGCCGCTTCAAGCGCCTGTCGTGAGTTTCTGTGCCTACAGACTTGAAAGAGAGACGAAGCCGCCCGATCCAGCTTCAACGACGACACGTTTCGCGCCTTGAACGGTGAAATCGCCAAGGTGGCCGCGTGGTCGGTACTGACCTTCAATCACCAAGCGAAGTTCACCTTGGCGAAGTTCGTCGGGTGTCGAAGCAACGTGAATTTGGGTTAGCGAAAATCGAGGTTCGAATTCGAGCGCGGCATAAATTGACACCATCAACCGCAATACGACGGCTGAGGAAATGTTCTCACCAAGGATCGCCGGGATTAGTGAACCAAACCAGCGCCGCATAACCCGTGCGCTAAATGCCGTCGTAAAGATAACTTCAAGCGATTGTTCGACATGGAGCCAACCACCCAACGGCTTGCCGGTAATTCGATCAACGCCGTAGCCTGCTCCATTATCCATTTACTTTCGCCGCCTCTTTCTTGGCGCGCTTGATATCGCCATATTGGACGGCGACGACGCGATAACTTGGACATTTGGTGTAGCTTCGACGGGGCAAATAATGCCGCGCATCAGTTCGTATTCGGCTTGCTGTAATGACAATTCGAGTATGTCACCGGGCCGAACTTTGCGACCCGCAACCCACAAGCCCGCGCGTTCGGTCACGCGATAGCGTTTCCGTTCAGACATTTTAGCCTCGCAGATTGGTTAAGGGATACGGAAGAAGGGACGGCCAGAAGTGGTATGGCCGCACGAAGCGGCGTGTCCTTCGCGGCAGACCGGAATTCCTTTTATTCGGAACTTAGCGGTTCCTTGCGCCATTACCGGCGCGTTATGCGGAAACAAGCCATGTCCCGCTACCGCGTCACCAACGACAACAGCCGGAGCGCCACGTACTTTGAACTTTGCGGCCTGCATTCCAAGCTGCTTGCCCCCGGCGCTGTCGATACCAACGCAAGCTATTCCAGGCATTTGAATACCTCGCGCGCGCGATCAAGCGCGTTCTTGTCGAGCGGATTTAGTAGAACCGCGTTTTCGCCCTTGACCATGAACGTTGAACTATTCTCGCGGTCAGTGACGATTAGAAGTTCGTCGCCGTATCGGTTGATGCCGAACGTCAGACAAGAACCGCCCGTGTCCGAAGCGCCGTTCCGCGCTTCGGTAATAATCTCTGACAGTGCTTTCATTAATCGAACTCGAAATCATCCGACGAAGCGCGGAAACTGCCGCCCTTCATTTCAAGCGTGGTTCCATCGCACTTAAAAAAAACGCGAGGCGCGGTTATGATGATTTCAGTTCCGCGCAGTTCCACCTTGATACTTCCAAAGGTCAACACGTTTTCGTCGCCCTTTGAACTCGGCGAAGCGTTTTGATTACTCCATGTCATCGGTAGGGCGACGGCTTGCCGGAAATCCCCGGAAGGCGACAGCAAGGTCATTTGCTGGCCGACACTTGGCGGCGAATGAACCTTTAGCGCACCTGCAATCTGTCCGTATGGAACCCACGGCGATATGAATGGCTTTTCGTCCGTACCGCCGATGCTAATCCTTGCCGTTCCGGCTTCGGGATCAACTTCGGCAACAGTTCCATGGCGCATCATACCGTCAAGCCTTCGCTCAAGATCGGCAATACGCGAAGCCATTTCGATAATGGTTTTCATGTTCCGTCCGGCCCCAAAGCTTCGTTGATTGCATTTGCGTCAAGGTTCCAGTTTCCGTTGTCGGTTTGGATTTCTGCGCCTGCTACCGTCGTCGGAACGTCATTAGGCGATAGTGGATTGACGACCGGGGCGAAGCCCATTGCGTCAGCAGTTTCGGCATTCACACCGAGCGAAGCCATAGCACTGCGCCACGCTGGAAGATCGGGCACTTCAATTTCGTTCCGAATGATTTTCGCAAGCTTTTGTATCCCCGGATCGGGGTCGTCTTCAAAGGCGGCGAGCAGTTCAGCCCACGCACCTTCGACCGGCTGTCCGAACTCCGGCTCTGATAGCGTTTCAGTCGTAATAATCGACTGTTGCGCTGCGTAGCGAACGCCTTTTTCCGCGCTCGCTCCGCGCCGCGAAAGCACAGAACTAACCGACAAGGCAAATTTCCGCCAAAGGCGGGGCCATTTTCCTTGATCGGAAAGCAGAACACGAAATGTCTGCCTACGGATCAGGTTCAAGGTAGCCTCAAGTCCAGCATCCGTATGCGGGATTTCATAAGAGACTAATTCTTCTTCGCCTTCTTCGCCGTTTTCCTTTTCGACCTTAACTTTAACCGACACGGCAGTCGCGGCGGCGAATTCTAGCGTCAACTGTAACTCACGCGAGGCATTCAGAAGGTCGCGACCTGCGACCGTTTGTTTATCATCGTCGGTATAAACGAGGATTACCGGCTGAGCTTCTTGTTTGATCCGCTGGTCAATAGGATCAATCGCGCTATCGAACACGCAAGCACCGGCAAGCGTGCTGTTTTGCAATGCCCTGACGGTGATAATGCGAAGCGCAAGCGGAATTAGGCTCACTTCTAAATCTCCCGAACGAGGATAACGTGAAGGTCGCCGTGGTCCAAATGACGCGGTTCGACAACAGAATAAGCGGGCGATCCTGTGCGAGAAGAGAGGCGCACAAGATCGCCCTTGCGCGGGAGCCACAGCATTGCGGCCACGTCAGAGGCCATAATCTGGATGCTCACCGCGCCATTGGTTAAGCGGGTCACGCCGGGCAGGCTATTGCCGGAACGCTGTCCGCCGATATCGTCGGCGTCCGGTTCGTCGGCAAACACTGCGCGGACATTGATCGCCGGTCGGTCAGGATCGGCGGTTCGGCCTGAATACTGACTATCGATCCGGCCAGTAATGGAAACTTCTTCGCCGTAAAGGCGGTCAACCGCTCGACCAGCGACGCGGCTCAAGCGGTCAAACGCGGGCATTTACTTGTCCTTGGTCTTCGGTTCCGGCTTCGCGGTTTCCTTGGTCGCCTTGTTCGGGTCTTCAAGAAGCCCGGCGGCGATATAGCGCTTCGCCTGCTCAGCATCCGCGAGCGGGACCGTCGAACCTGCTGTCACCGGCTTACCGTCAATCCAAGTGTCGCAGGTAACTTTGTAGTCTGGCATAGCATCCTCCAACGAAAAGCCCGCCGGTTAGGGCGGGCTTGGTCTGGTTTGTCAGTGATTAAGCTGCAAACGAGGAATTAAGGCGGACCTGACCTGAGCCAGACGGATTTGCGGCGGCAGCGGCGGCAACGCCTGCAAGGGTGTTCTCACCTGCGGTAGCGGTAAGAACCTTGTTAGTCGCATCGAAATAGATCGGCGCACCAACGGTCCAAGCTTCTGCGGCGTTTTTGGCGTATTCGTACACGCCGCCAATCTTGGCTTCGAACTCAGCGCCAGCGACAGCAGACGTTGCGGCAACGGCAACAATGGAACCCTGAACGACAATTTCGCCGCTCTTAACGCCACCGGCACCGGCTACAAGCGTCAGAACGTCGCCGGGCTGAATGTAATTCTTCATTTTCGCGTC from Brucella anthropi ATCC 49188 includes the following:
- a CDS encoding DUF4815 domain-containing protein — translated: MNSIIKRVGFSDRYDRSRRQHAIAFQDLARDGQGVYLQSADLNEMQSRAMDQTRRGLDYILQDGRIMDGQDPVVEVEDEDNIRVQLPACPIYIGGIVHDVAAATFVLPNKGDLTIGVRSTEILVTDIQDESLKGSIPGTEAYMEEGPARVEIYVDWGHSQDGLAGPLLSVFQVRDGVILTTSTNIDFSEIYRAIETYSGESNGSFVNNGFLVTSLGPSGEGKQVFSLSEGTAYVNGRRIVRKQAMRFEVEEKPDLRNVDAEPHPFTADTGGTQTFKVAKSPISSIRRVTIEKEIIETVVHGPYTGAVDPLQHPSVTAVLEVKQGSTVYTSPASWLLSQGQIDWSPGGAEPSPGSTYTVKYRYNQNVEPDAVTRDEVTVTGAAKNTNVLIDYAYKLPRIDALCMDTTGALVYVAGVSAVSRPRPPVISSTMIELARIANDWGRKPVVEPTGVRNVPYNEIQDMRKMLIDVYDLVAQERLKNDVTARDVGAKRGLFVDPLRNDAMRDQGIEQNGAVFGGKLRLPIKATLHSFPTFNGIKHLDFVEVPVIRQNRRSGSKKINPYQTFTPMPGRASVEPSTDIWTDKQTVWTSPETQAFEAAEGEYITGISLEQQVEKIGEHIVEAQFVRQRDVKFRLEGFIEAEVLEYMEFDGIEVAPTVSGPADENGVITGSFNIPANVPTGAKSIYFEGSVGTVAGCSYVARGTITVEEYRLTSAMETSTESLPQPVVNNTVINNVTNVTNVTVNQVNNATPVTPNRRDGGSDGGGGHDPLAQTFTLAQSWCLSGIRLMCAKVGSRSNSILVQIRTVDVGLPTSTVLAEAFVAGTELNEGEVFTARFRYPVFLQGGREFSFVVLTDDAEHSLFIAEIGKIDLDLNAVITEQPFTIGVLLSSSNASTWTVHNEADLWFELLGCRFDPVEKVVPIGTFKATKMSDVIVRAGVEYPDPSVDVSIRLTRPNGEVITSSPSQTIRFDEYFQNENIQVEAVLRGTERVTPFIFPDIQIVEGELQTTANYATRAIDALDTNRVLVTLDALLPAGSSAKVQIGVSGDYPEIPVSSATQLGDGLVEQTFIRSAYPAANLDARALITITGTPAARPEISALRMLLSKV
- a CDS encoding DUF2190 family protein, which gives rise to MKNYIQPGDVLTLVAGAGGVKSGEIVVQGSIVAVAATSAVAGAEFEAKIGGVYEYAKNAAEAWTVGAPIYFDATNKVLTATAGENTLAGVAAAAAANPSGSGQVRLNSSFAA
- a CDS encoding phage tail protein, translating into MADRKALLPSNATALEIALSEAADRTPELSPGIVSLRGFKFDPNDKVIPYLVSEYGLAEIAGYLPNLRDVLREGIQWQRLIGTPAAIHKALQWISHDGDIEEFPAKAQKWWWFQVHLPFEVRDANVVLPITQLVKASKPLRSEFARVTAGWDVRAFRLNTHRLNGSAGLNNWSGKRLEPGGPVASLRVNRKVTLDVPPGGVVVHDTQHILMVRTVEAKVPVNQPSARFAATAAVRVDYQNRATVKFQNAPFVHQPFGSPVPRVQTRIS
- a CDS encoding phage baseplate assembly protein V, with translation MKTIIEMASRIADLERRLDGMMRHGTVAEVDPEAGTARISIGGTDEKPFISPWVPYGQIAGALKVHSPPSVGQQMTLLSPSGDFRQAVALPMTWSNQNASPSSKGDENVLTFGSIKVELRGTEIIITAPRVFFKCDGTTLEMKGGSFRASSDDFEFD
- a CDS encoding GPW/gp25 family protein, yielding MDNGAGYGVDRITGKPLGGWLHVEQSLEVIFTTAFSARVMRRWFGSLIPAILGENISSAVVLRLMVSIYAALEFEPRFSLTQIHVASTPDELRQGELRLVIEGQYRPRGHLGDFTVQGAKRVVVEAGSGGFVSLSSL
- a CDS encoding PAAR domain-containing protein → MPGIACVGIDSAGGKQLGMQAAKFKVRGAPAVVVGDAVAGHGLFPHNAPVMAQGTAKFRIKGIPVCREGHAASCGHTTSGRPFFRIP
- a CDS encoding baseplate assembly protein codes for the protein MAMDLTALPPPDVIEELDYEEILRQQIQNFQQYWAVARQKNPALPDYDVQILETDPVMIVLQASAYREFLLRARVNDAARANLVSFALGGDLDQLAAFYDVVRLEGETDEALRSRVVLAIQARSPAGGAYWYAAAAKRADVRIRDVAVYREEFWPIIHIAILSQLNGGIPDEEMLGAVRAIVTSDEVRPLNDTVIVEAAVSTGTDIEANIWLLPSAPNTVMDTLEPALRKAWNAETGIGFDLIPSWIEARLHLSGVQRVQVVKPAQAVIVPPGTAIALGDIKLNFKGRDY